One Hevea brasiliensis isolate MT/VB/25A 57/8 chromosome 5, ASM3005281v1, whole genome shotgun sequence genomic region harbors:
- the LOC110632026 gene encoding uncharacterized protein LOC110632026, which translates to MDKAGPQPALRRRNSIATSVVIPSELAIPSKPLHTSSLPPHHTNGNGVASSPPLDFELSSFKSSLSYTSLKDILPSTAVNSPTGAASACGSACEISIRNRLVKQAAWAYLQPMSSSPDSSSQHFLRRLWLQFSVRNPITSCIRFISLHVIPSITRTFDRILRAIRVRMDR; encoded by the coding sequence ATGGATAAAGCAGGGCCTCAACCAGCTCTACGCCGCCGGAACTCCATTGCCACATCTGTAGTCATACCCAGTGAGCTTGCTATCCCTTCCAAACCTCTCCACACCTCCAGCCTCCCTCCTCACCACACAAACGGCAACGGCGTCGCCTCCTCTCCACCACTTGACTTCGAGCTGTCCTCTTTCAAATCCTCCTTATCTTACACTTCTCTTAAGGACATCCTCCCTTCCACAGCCGTCAACTCCCCCACTGGCGCTGCTTCCGCCTGCGGTTCCGCTTGCGAAATTTCTATTCGCAACCGCCTCGTCAAGCAGGCGGCGTGGGCCTACCTCCAGCCTATGTCGTCGTCACCGGATTCATCGAGCCAACACTTCCTCCGCCGCCTCTGGCTGCAATTTTCTGTGCGCAACCCCATCACTTCTTGTATTCGGTTCATTAGTCTCCATGTGATTCCTAGTATTACCAGAACCTTTGATCGGATTCTTCGTGCCATTCGGGTCCGGATGGACAGATAG
- the LOC110632025 gene encoding HVA22-like protein j, whose translation MLGDIVTRCLLLLFGYAYPAFECFKSIENNRVEKEELRFWCQYWVIIAILTICERIGDTFVSWLPMYGEIKLALFICLWYPKTKGTGYIYETLLRPFVTRHETDIERKLLELRARAWDFALYYWQNCTDLGQSAFFQVLEYLTAQPGKFSGKRAKKASKYEPSAPPAPPGLISELPSMSKHKNKK comes from the exons ATGTTAGGAGATATTGTCACCAGATGTCTTCT GTTGCTTTTTGGGTATGCCTACCCTGCTTTTGAATGTTTCAAATCTATAGAGAATAACAGAGTTGAAAAAGAAGAACTTCGATTTTGGTGTCAATATTG GGTCATTATTGCAATTCTTACTATATGTGAGAGGATAGGGGATACATTTGTTTCATG GTTGCCAATGTATGGTGAGATTAAGCTGGCACTCTTTATCTGCTTGTGGTATCCAAAAACAAAG GGAACTGGCTACATCTATGAAACTTTGCTGAGGCCTTTTGTAACAAGGCATGAAACCGATATCGAGAGGAAGCTACTGGAGTTGAGAGCTAGAGCCTGGGACTTTGCACTTTACTATTGGCAAAACTGCACAGATTTGGGGCAGAGTGCATTCTTTCAAGTTCTTGAGTACTTGACTGCTCAACCAGGAAAATTTTCAGGCAAACGCGCCAag AAGGCGAGCAAGTACGAACCCAGCGCACCCCCGGCACCACCGGGTCTAATAAGTGAACTGCCCTCAATGAGCAAGCACAAGAACAAGAAGTAG